In Enterobacter sp. 638, a single window of DNA contains:
- the ydcS gene encoding putative ABC transporter substrate-binding protein YdcS codes for MSKKFARSSLCALGMTIMTAQAAEPPKEIGKGEGRLDIIAWPGYIERGQTDKNYDWVTQFEKETGCAVNVKTAATSDEMVSLMAKGGYDLVTASGDASLRLIMGKRVQPINPDLIPNWKTLDPRIVKGEWFNVDGKVYGTPYQWGPNLLMYNTKTFPTPPDSWAVVFKEQNLPDGKSNKGRVQAYDGPIYIADAALFVKATQPELGITDPYQLTEAQYTAVLKVLRDQHALIHRYWHDTTVQMSDFKNEGVVASSAWPYQANALKADNQPVATVFPKEGVTGWADTTMLHAQAKHPMCAYKWMNWSLTPKLQGDLAAWFGSLPVVAEGCKASTLLGDKGCETNGYNYFDKIMFWKTPIAEGGKFVPYSRWTQDYIAIMGGR; via the coding sequence ATGAGCAAAAAATTTGCCCGCAGCAGCCTGTGCGCGCTCGGCATGACCATCATGACCGCGCAAGCCGCAGAGCCGCCGAAAGAGATCGGCAAAGGCGAAGGAAGACTGGATATTATCGCCTGGCCGGGGTACATCGAACGCGGCCAGACGGATAAAAACTACGACTGGGTCACGCAGTTCGAAAAGGAGACCGGTTGTGCGGTGAATGTGAAAACGGCCGCGACCTCCGATGAAATGGTCAGTCTGATGGCAAAGGGCGGTTATGACCTGGTCACTGCCTCCGGCGACGCCTCCTTGCGCCTGATAATGGGTAAACGCGTTCAGCCGATTAATCCCGATTTGATCCCCAACTGGAAAACGCTCGATCCACGCATCGTCAAAGGTGAATGGTTTAACGTCGACGGGAAAGTCTACGGCACGCCGTATCAGTGGGGCCCGAATCTGCTGATGTACAACACCAAAACCTTCCCGACACCGCCTGATAGCTGGGCTGTTGTCTTCAAAGAACAAAATCTCCCGGACGGAAAGTCCAACAAAGGGCGCGTTCAGGCATATGACGGGCCGATTTACATCGCCGATGCGGCGCTGTTTGTGAAAGCGACGCAGCCAGAATTAGGCATTACCGACCCCTACCAGCTCACCGAAGCACAATACACGGCGGTACTGAAAGTGCTGCGCGATCAGCACGCGCTGATTCACCGCTACTGGCACGACACCACCGTGCAGATGAGCGACTTCAAAAACGAGGGCGTTGTGGCGTCGAGTGCGTGGCCGTATCAGGCCAACGCCCTAAAAGCGGACAATCAGCCCGTGGCGACCGTTTTTCCGAAAGAGGGCGTCACCGGCTGGGCGGACACCACTATGCTACACGCGCAGGCTAAACATCCGATGTGCGCCTACAAGTGGATGAACTGGTCGCTCACGCCAAAATTGCAGGGCGATCTGGCCGCATGGTTTGGGTCTCTGCCTGTTGTGGCTGAAGGCTGTAAAGCCAGCACTTTGCTGGGTGATAAAGGCTGCGAAACCAACGGTTATAACTATTTCGACAAAATCATGTTCTGGAAAACGCCGATCGCGGAAGGCGGAAAATTCGTTCCGTACAGCCGCTGGACGCAAGATTACATCGCCATTATGGGTGGCCGTTAA
- a CDS encoding cytochrome ubiquinol oxidase subunit I: MFGLDAFHLARIQFAFTVSFHIIFPAITIGLASYLAVLEGLWLKTKNPVWRSLYHFWSKVFAVNFGMGVVSGLVMAYQFGTNWSGFSQFAGSITGPLLTYEVLTAFFLEAGFLGVMLFGWNKVGPGLHFFSTCMVALGTIISTFWILASNSWMQTPQGYEIVNGVVVPVDWFAVVFNPSFPYRLLHMSIAAFLSSALFVGASGAWHLLRGNNTPAIRHMFSMALWMTLIVAPIQAMVGDMHGLNTLKHQPAKIAAIEGHWENPPGEPTPLLLFGWPDMEQERTRYGLEIPALGSLILTHSLDKQVPALKDFPKEDRPNSTIVFWSFRIMAGLGMLMLLLGAVALWLRYKQRVFTSRPFLWFALLMGPSGLIAILAGWVTTEVGRQPWVVYGLQRTKDAVSAHGDLHMSVSLLAFFVVYTSVFGVGYSYMVRLIKKGPQEDETFATEHDGRPARPLSAASTEFVTKEKP; the protein is encoded by the coding sequence ATGTTTGGTTTAGATGCTTTTCATTTAGCGCGGATACAATTTGCTTTTACCGTGTCGTTTCACATTATTTTTCCGGCGATCACCATTGGTCTCGCCAGCTATCTTGCCGTACTGGAAGGTCTTTGGCTAAAAACCAAAAATCCGGTATGGCGATCGCTTTATCACTTCTGGTCAAAAGTTTTCGCCGTCAACTTTGGCATGGGCGTGGTTTCTGGGCTGGTGATGGCCTATCAGTTCGGTACAAACTGGAGCGGATTTTCACAGTTTGCGGGCAGTATTACCGGCCCGCTGCTCACTTATGAAGTGTTGACCGCATTCTTCCTCGAAGCCGGATTCCTGGGCGTGATGCTCTTCGGCTGGAACAAAGTCGGTCCGGGACTGCATTTCTTCTCAACCTGCATGGTTGCGCTAGGGACGATCATTTCTACCTTCTGGATCCTGGCGTCGAACAGCTGGATGCAAACGCCGCAGGGCTATGAAATCGTCAACGGCGTCGTCGTACCGGTGGACTGGTTTGCCGTGGTGTTCAACCCTTCGTTCCCCTATCGGCTGTTGCACATGTCCATCGCGGCATTTTTGAGCAGTGCGCTGTTTGTCGGCGCATCGGGAGCCTGGCATTTGTTACGCGGTAACAACACGCCCGCCATTCGCCATATGTTTTCGATGGCGCTATGGATGACGCTGATTGTCGCGCCTATCCAGGCGATGGTCGGCGATATGCATGGCCTGAATACCTTAAAACACCAGCCCGCCAAAATTGCCGCTATCGAAGGCCACTGGGAAAACCCACCCGGTGAACCCACGCCGCTGCTGCTGTTTGGCTGGCCTGATATGGAACAGGAGCGGACTCGCTATGGTCTGGAAATCCCCGCGCTCGGCAGCCTGATACTGACGCACAGCCTGGACAAGCAAGTTCCGGCGCTTAAGGATTTCCCAAAAGAAGATCGTCCAAATTCCACTATCGTTTTCTGGTCGTTCCGTATCATGGCGGGGCTCGGGATGTTGATGCTGTTGCTGGGCGCTGTCGCGTTGTGGCTGCGGTATAAACAGCGCGTTTTTACCTCTCGTCCGTTCCTGTGGTTTGCCCTGCTGATGGGGCCGTCTGGTCTTATCGCGATTCTGGCCGGCTGGGTGACGACCGAAGTGGGACGCCAACCATGGGTCGTTTACGGACTGCAACGCACCAAAGACGCGGTCTCTGCACATGGCGATTTGCATATGAGCGTGAGCCTGCTGGCCTTTTTCGTGGTGTACACGTCGGTGTTCGGCGTCGGGTACAGCTATATGGTGCGTCTTATCAAAAAAGGGCCGCAGGAAGACGAAACGTTCGCCACTGAACATGATGGCCGTCCCGCACGTCCGCTGTCTGCCGCCAGTACAGAATTTGTCACTAAGGAGAAACCATAA
- the hslJ gene encoding heat shock protein HslJ translates to MKKLVAVGLFSLALTGCVNPGKASVQPEQLQGHRFVLESVNGVAVKPSAVPPEMTFGDKMAISGVMCNRFNGDGKLSEGELKVKTLAMTRKLCADPALNELDSTIGNMLRKGAQVDLTEDQLTLATAEQTLMFKRAD, encoded by the coding sequence ATGAAAAAGCTCGTTGCGGTAGGTCTGTTTTCACTGGCACTGACTGGCTGTGTGAATCCCGGTAAAGCCTCTGTGCAGCCGGAACAACTTCAGGGTCACAGATTTGTACTGGAGAGTGTTAATGGCGTTGCAGTGAAGCCCAGCGCCGTACCGCCAGAAATGACTTTTGGCGATAAAATGGCGATTTCAGGTGTGATGTGCAACCGCTTTAATGGTGACGGGAAACTGTCGGAAGGCGAACTAAAAGTTAAAACGTTAGCGATGACGCGTAAACTATGTGCCGACCCTGCGCTCAATGAATTGGACAGTACGATCGGCAATATGCTGCGCAAAGGCGCGCAGGTTGATCTCACGGAAGATCAGTTAACGCTGGCAACCGCAGAACAAACGTTGATGTTCAAACGCGCTGATTAA
- a CDS encoding PLP-dependent aminotransferase family protein, protein MKKYQRLAQQIISQIELGVWLPGDKLPSLREQVASSGMSFMTVGHAYQTLESQGRIVARPQSGYYVAPRPVKQQPAPPAQVMRDEVVDINTYIFDVLQASRDPSVLPFASAFPDPRLFPLQQLNRSLANVSKTATAMSVIENLPPGNVDLRHAIARRYAQQGMNISPEEIVITAGALEALNLSLQAVTEPGDWVIVENPCFYGALQALERLKLKALSIATDVREGIDLNALEQALNDYPVKACWLMTNCQNPLGFTLSAQKKSQLVELLTKHNVTLIEDDVYSELYFGREKPLPAKAWDRHDMTLHCSSFSKCLVAGFRIGWVAAGKHARRIQQLQLMSTLSTSSPMQLALVDYLATKRYDAHLRRLRRTLAERKQQAWQSLLRHMPAEVKIHHNDSGYFLWLELPAPLDAGKLSEQALAHHISIAPGKMFSTSDTWTPFFRFNTSWEWGEREEHAVIQMAHLINGMLK, encoded by the coding sequence ATGAAAAAATACCAGCGCCTGGCGCAGCAAATCATTTCGCAAATCGAACTTGGCGTGTGGTTGCCGGGAGATAAGCTACCGTCGTTGCGTGAGCAAGTTGCCAGCAGCGGCATGAGTTTCATGACCGTGGGTCATGCGTATCAAACGCTGGAAAGCCAGGGGCGAATCGTTGCTCGCCCGCAGTCGGGGTACTACGTTGCCCCGCGGCCCGTTAAGCAGCAGCCTGCGCCTCCGGCGCAGGTGATGCGCGATGAAGTCGTTGACATCAACACCTATATTTTTGATGTCCTTCAGGCCAGTCGCGACCCTTCCGTTTTACCCTTTGCTTCTGCCTTTCCCGATCCGAGGCTTTTCCCGCTTCAGCAGCTCAATCGATCGCTTGCCAACGTCAGCAAAACCGCGACGGCAATGAGCGTGATTGAAAATCTGCCGCCAGGCAATGTCGATCTGCGCCATGCCATTGCGCGCCGCTATGCCCAGCAAGGCATGAATATTTCCCCCGAAGAGATCGTCATCACCGCCGGGGCGCTGGAAGCGCTCAATCTGAGTTTGCAAGCCGTCACTGAGCCGGGCGACTGGGTGATCGTTGAAAACCCCTGTTTCTATGGCGCGCTTCAGGCGCTTGAACGCCTCAAGCTGAAAGCGCTGTCGATTGCCACTGACGTGCGTGAGGGGATTGATCTCAATGCGCTGGAACAGGCCCTGAATGATTATCCCGTCAAGGCCTGCTGGCTGATGACAAACTGTCAAAATCCGCTCGGTTTCACGCTCAGTGCGCAAAAAAAATCTCAGCTTGTTGAGTTGCTGACGAAGCACAACGTCACGCTGATTGAGGATGACGTTTACAGCGAACTCTACTTTGGTCGTGAAAAACCGCTGCCTGCGAAGGCGTGGGATCGCCATGACATGACGCTGCACTGTTCGTCGTTCTCCAAATGTCTGGTGGCGGGATTTCGTATCGGTTGGGTGGCTGCCGGGAAACATGCGCGTCGCATTCAACAGCTGCAACTGATGAGTACGCTTTCGACCAGTTCGCCGATGCAGCTTGCACTGGTGGATTATCTTGCCACCAAACGTTACGACGCTCATCTCCGTCGCCTGCGGCGCACGCTTGCCGAGCGCAAACAACAGGCGTGGCAATCGCTTTTGCGCCATATGCCTGCCGAGGTCAAAATTCATCACAACGACAGCGGCTATTTTTTGTGGCTGGAATTGCCTGCGCCATTAGACGCGGGAAAATTAAGCGAGCAGGCGCTGGCGCACCATATCAGCATTGCCCCGGGCAAAATGTTCTCAACCTCAGATACCTGGACACCCTTTTTCCGTTTTAATACGTCCTGGGAATGGGGCGAGCGCGAGGAACACGCCGTCATCCAGATGGCACACTTAATTAACGGCATGCTGAAATAA
- a CDS encoding DUF333 domain-containing protein, whose product MRAAFWVGCAALLLSACSNEPVQQATAAHVTPGMKAAMSSSGQASCAMVGGSLSAARQLDGSAIGMCALPNGKRCSEQSLAVGTCGTY is encoded by the coding sequence ATGCGCGCAGCGTTTTGGGTAGGGTGTGCGGCGTTGTTGCTGTCAGCATGCAGCAATGAGCCGGTTCAGCAGGCGACAGCAGCACATGTTACGCCGGGTATGAAAGCCGCGATGTCCAGCTCCGGACAGGCGAGCTGTGCCATGGTGGGTGGTTCGTTATCCGCAGCTCGTCAGCTTGACGGTTCTGCCATTGGCATGTGTGCATTACCCAACGGCAAACGCTGCAGTGAACAATCGCTTGCCGTCGGCACGTGCGGAACGTACTGA
- the nifJ gene encoding pyruvate:ferredoxin (flavodoxin) oxidoreductase — protein sequence MITIDGNGAAASVAFRTSEVIAIYPITPSSTMAEQADAWAGNGLKNVWGDVPRVVEMQSEAGAIGAVHGALQTGALSTSFTSSQGLLLMIPTLYKLAGQLTPFVLHVAARTVATHALSIFGDHSDVMAIRQTGCAMLCASNVQEAQDFALISHIATLKSRVPFIHFFDGFRTSHEINKIVPLADSTILELMPQAEIDAHRARALNPEHPVIRGTSANPDTYFQSREATNPWYNAVYDHVEQAMNDFSAATGREYKPFEYYGHPQAERVIVLMGSAIGTCEEVVDELLSRGEKVGVLKVRLYRPFSAKHLLSVLPESVRSVAVLDRTKEPGAHAEPLYLDVMTALAEAFNTGERETLPRVIGGRYGLSSKEFGPDCVMAVFNELNATKPKPRFTVGIYDDVTNLSLPLPEDPLPSKAKLEALFYGLGSDGSVSATKNNIKIIGNSTPWYAQGYFVYDSKKAGGLTVSHLRVSEQPIRSAYLVSQADFVGCHQLQFIDKYQMAERLKPGGIFLINTPYSADEVWSRLPREVQAVLNQKKARLYTVNAAKIARECGLAARINTVMQMAFFHLTHILPGDSALAALQGAIAKSYSSKGQDLVERNWQALALARESISEIPLQSVNDESPNRPPVVSDAAPDFVKTVTAAMLAGLGDALPVSALPPDGTWPVGTTRWEKRNIAEAIPIWKEELCTQCNHCVAACPHSAIRAKVVSPEEMENAPSSLHSLDVKSRDMRGQKYVLQVAPEDCTGCNLCVEVCPAKDRQNPEIKAINMMSRLEHVEEEKVNYDFFLDLPEIDRSKLERIDIRTSQLITPLFEYSGACSGCGETPYIKLLTQLYGDRMLIANATGCSSIYGGNLPSTPYTTDANGRGPAWANSLFEDNAEFGLGFRLTVDQHRARVMRLLEQFADKIPEALNTALHSDATPEVRREQVAELRQYLAGVEGAEQLLTDADALVEKSIWLIGGDGWAYDIGFGGLDHVLSLTENVNILVLDTQCYSNTGGQASKATPLGAVTKFGEHGKRKARKDLGVSMMMYGHVYVAQISLGAQLNQTVKAIQEAEAYPGPSLIIAYSPCEEHGYDLALSHDQMRQLTATGFWPLYRFDPRRADEGKLPLSLDSRPPSDALAETLLQEQRFRRLNAQQPEVAEQLWKDAAADLQKRYDFLAQMAGKAEKSASE from the coding sequence ATGATCACTATTGACGGTAATGGCGCGGCCGCGTCCGTCGCGTTTCGCACCAGTGAAGTTATCGCCATTTACCCTATTACACCGAGTTCGACGATGGCCGAACAGGCAGATGCCTGGGCGGGCAACGGGCTCAAAAACGTCTGGGGCGATGTCCCTCGCGTCGTCGAGATGCAATCAGAAGCAGGCGCTATCGGCGCTGTACACGGCGCGTTGCAAACCGGTGCGCTGTCTACGTCGTTTACCTCCTCCCAGGGTTTACTGTTGATGATCCCCACGCTGTATAAGCTGGCAGGACAGTTAACCCCGTTTGTTTTACACGTCGCCGCACGTACCGTGGCGACCCATGCCCTATCGATTTTTGGCGATCACTCTGATGTGATGGCCATCCGTCAGACGGGTTGCGCGATGCTTTGCGCCAGTAACGTGCAGGAAGCGCAGGACTTTGCGTTGATTTCGCACATAGCGACGCTCAAAAGCCGCGTGCCCTTTATTCATTTCTTTGACGGTTTCCGTACTTCCCACGAAATTAATAAAATCGTGCCGCTGGCCGACAGCACAATTCTTGAGTTGATGCCGCAGGCGGAGATCGATGCGCATCGCGCCCGGGCGCTCAACCCAGAGCACCCGGTGATTCGCGGCACGTCAGCGAACCCGGATACCTATTTCCAGTCTCGCGAGGCGACAAATCCCTGGTATAACGCGGTGTACGACCATGTCGAGCAGGCGATGAATGATTTCTCTGCCGCGACGGGACGAGAATATAAACCGTTTGAATATTACGGCCATCCGCAGGCAGAGCGCGTCATTGTCCTGATGGGCTCCGCGATCGGGACGTGTGAAGAGGTGGTCGATGAACTGCTTTCTCGCGGCGAAAAAGTCGGTGTCTTGAAAGTGCGTCTGTATCGCCCGTTCTCGGCGAAGCATTTGCTGTCCGTTCTGCCAGAAAGCGTGCGTTCTGTTGCCGTGCTTGACCGCACCAAAGAGCCCGGCGCTCACGCGGAGCCACTGTATCTGGACGTCATGACGGCGCTGGCCGAGGCATTCAATACCGGCGAGCGCGAAACGCTGCCGCGCGTGATTGGCGGTCGCTACGGTTTGTCATCGAAAGAATTTGGTCCCGACTGCGTGATGGCGGTGTTCAACGAGCTAAACGCCACGAAGCCAAAACCGCGCTTTACCGTCGGCATTTATGATGACGTCACCAATCTATCGCTCCCTCTGCCTGAAGATCCGCTGCCATCGAAAGCAAAACTCGAAGCGCTATTTTATGGTCTGGGCAGTGACGGTAGCGTCTCGGCGACGAAGAACAACATCAAGATTATTGGTAACTCAACGCCGTGGTATGCGCAGGGCTACTTCGTTTATGACTCCAAAAAAGCAGGCGGTCTGACCGTTTCGCATCTGCGCGTCAGCGAGCAGCCGATCCGTTCAGCCTATCTGGTTTCGCAAGCCGATTTTGTTGGCTGCCATCAGCTGCAATTTATCGATAAATACCAAATGGCTGAACGCCTGAAACCGGGCGGTATCTTCCTGATTAACACCCCGTACAGCGCCGATGAAGTCTGGTCACGTCTACCTCGCGAAGTGCAGGCGGTACTGAATCAGAAAAAAGCCCGCCTCTACACCGTCAACGCGGCAAAAATTGCCCGCGAATGTGGCCTGGCGGCACGTATTAATACCGTGATGCAGATGGCGTTTTTCCATCTGACTCATATTCTGCCGGGTGATAGCGCACTCGCGGCATTGCAAGGTGCTATTGCCAAAAGCTACAGCAGCAAGGGTCAGGATCTGGTCGAGCGCAACTGGCAAGCCTTAGCGCTGGCGCGCGAATCGATTTCTGAGATCCCGCTGCAGTCAGTCAATGATGAAAGTCCGAATCGACCGCCGGTCGTTTCCGATGCCGCACCTGATTTTGTGAAGACGGTGACCGCCGCTATGCTGGCGGGTCTGGGCGATGCCCTGCCCGTCTCCGCGTTGCCGCCAGACGGCACCTGGCCGGTGGGAACGACGCGCTGGGAAAAACGCAATATCGCCGAAGCGATCCCTATCTGGAAAGAAGAGCTTTGCACCCAGTGTAACCACTGCGTTGCCGCCTGCCCGCACTCGGCTATTCGCGCCAAAGTTGTTTCGCCAGAAGAGATGGAGAACGCCCCTTCCAGCCTGCACTCGCTGGATGTGAAATCCCGCGATATGCGTGGACAAAAATACGTCTTACAGGTCGCTCCGGAAGACTGCACCGGCTGTAATTTGTGTGTCGAAGTTTGCCCGGCCAAAGATCGTCAAAATCCAGAGATTAAAGCCATCAATATGATGTCGCGCCTGGAACATGTGGAAGAAGAGAAAGTGAATTACGATTTCTTCCTCGACCTGCCCGAAATTGATCGCAGCAAGCTGGAACGTATTGATATCCGTACGTCGCAGTTAATTACACCGTTATTTGAATATTCCGGGGCGTGCTCGGGCTGTGGTGAAACGCCTTATATTAAGCTCCTCACCCAACTGTATGGCGACCGCATGTTGATCGCTAACGCCACGGGATGTTCCTCTATTTACGGCGGCAATTTACCTTCAACGCCATATACCACCGACGCCAACGGCCGTGGTCCGGCATGGGCGAACTCGCTGTTTGAAGACAATGCCGAATTTGGTTTGGGTTTCCGTCTGACGGTCGATCAGCATCGCGCCCGCGTCATGCGTTTGCTTGAGCAGTTTGCCGATAAGATCCCAGAGGCGCTGAACACCGCGCTACACAGCGACGCGACACCAGAAGTTCGCCGTGAACAGGTCGCCGAACTGCGACAGTATCTGGCTGGCGTTGAGGGCGCTGAACAGCTCTTAACGGATGCCGACGCGCTGGTAGAAAAATCGATCTGGCTGATTGGCGGTGACGGCTGGGCCTACGATATCGGCTTTGGGGGGCTGGATCACGTCCTGAGCCTGACCGAAAACGTCAATATTCTGGTTCTCGATACGCAGTGTTATTCCAATACCGGCGGGCAAGCGTCGAAAGCAACCCCGCTGGGCGCAGTAACCAAATTTGGTGAACACGGTAAACGTAAAGCGCGTAAAGATTTGGGCGTGAGCATGATGATGTACGGTCATGTGTATGTCGCGCAGATTTCACTGGGCGCACAGCTTAATCAGACGGTCAAAGCGATTCAGGAAGCGGAAGCATATCCGGGACCTTCTCTGATAATCGCCTACAGTCCTTGCGAAGAGCACGGCTACGATCTGGCGCTCAGCCACGATCAGATGCGCCAGCTCACCGCCACGGGATTCTGGCCGCTATATCGCTTCGACCCGCGTCGTGCGGATGAAGGCAAGCTGCCGCTGTCGCTGGACTCCCGTCCACCATCAGATGCACTTGCCGAAACCTTGCTCCAGGAACAGCGCTTCCGTCGTCTGAATGCTCAGCAGCCTGAGGTGGCTGAGCAACTCTGGAAAGATGCGGCAGCGGATCTGCAAAAACGCTACGACTTCCTGGCGCAGATGGCCGGAAAAGCAGAGAAATCCGCAAGCGAGTAA
- a CDS encoding KTSC domain-containing protein: MVHHPVRSSRIASIAYDERSATLEIRFVDRRTLQYQRVPARIYNDFLQVVSKGRFYDGVVKGKFTEVKV; this comes from the coding sequence ATGGTCCACCACCCTGTTAGATCGTCACGCATTGCCTCTATTGCCTACGATGAGCGTAGCGCTACGCTTGAGATTCGCTTTGTCGATCGCCGGACACTTCAATACCAGCGCGTGCCAGCCCGAATCTATAACGATTTTTTGCAGGTGGTGTCTAAAGGGCGATTCTATGACGGCGTGGTTAAAGGAAAATTTACTGAAGTCAAAGTGTAG
- the cydB gene encoding cytochrome d ubiquinol oxidase subunit II has translation MGIDLSVIWFVIIVFATLMYIVMDGFDLGIGILFPTTQDAEDRDVMVNSVAPVWDGNETWLVLGGAALFGAFPLAYAVIIDALTIPLSLMLIGLIFRGVAFEFRFKATPAHRPFWDKAFIGGSILATFSQGVVVGAVINGFSVTGRAYSGGPFDWLTPFNLFCGVGLTVAYALLGATWLVMKSENPLQARMRRVSKQLLLVLLAIIAVISLWTPMAHQSIADRWFSVPNLYFLMPVPLLVLILSGGLWKTLNNANSHNTPFVLTLGLIFLGFSGLGISIWPYIIPPSITLWQAAAPPQSQGFMLVGALLIIPIILVYTFWSYYVFRGKVQHGEGYH, from the coding sequence ATGGGGATCGACCTTTCCGTTATTTGGTTCGTTATCATCGTATTCGCCACGCTGATGTATATCGTGATGGACGGTTTCGATTTGGGGATCGGTATTCTGTTCCCGACGACGCAGGACGCGGAGGACCGCGACGTGATGGTTAATAGCGTCGCCCCTGTGTGGGACGGGAACGAAACCTGGCTGGTGCTCGGCGGCGCAGCGCTGTTCGGCGCGTTTCCGCTGGCGTATGCGGTGATTATCGACGCCCTCACCATTCCGCTTAGCCTGATGCTGATCGGCCTGATATTTCGCGGCGTGGCCTTCGAGTTTCGCTTTAAAGCCACGCCCGCACACCGGCCTTTCTGGGATAAAGCGTTTATTGGCGGCTCAATACTTGCCACGTTTAGCCAGGGTGTCGTGGTCGGCGCGGTGATTAATGGTTTCTCCGTCACCGGACGCGCCTATAGCGGTGGGCCGTTCGACTGGCTGACGCCGTTCAACCTGTTCTGCGGCGTCGGGTTGACGGTCGCTTACGCTCTTTTGGGTGCCACCTGGCTGGTGATGAAAAGTGAAAACCCGCTGCAGGCCAGAATGCGTCGAGTGTCAAAACAGCTGCTGCTGGTGCTTTTAGCGATCATCGCGGTCATCAGCCTTTGGACACCGATGGCTCATCAAAGTATTGCCGATCGCTGGTTTAGCGTGCCGAACCTGTACTTCTTGATGCCGGTTCCGCTGCTGGTGCTCATTCTGAGCGGCGGATTATGGAAAACCCTGAACAACGCGAACAGCCACAATACGCCGTTTGTACTAACATTAGGGCTGATTTTCCTCGGGTTCAGCGGGCTGGGTATCAGCATATGGCCGTATATCATTCCGCCGTCGATAACGCTGTGGCAAGCCGCTGCGCCACCGCAGAGTCAGGGCTTTATGCTGGTCGGCGCGCTACTGATTATACCTATCATCCTGGTCTATACATTCTGGAGCTATTACGTGTTCCGCGGCAAAGTCCAACATGGGGAGGGTTATCACTGA
- a CDS encoding GFA family protein produces the protein MSQNLNAQCHCGGVKFTVELADGFNTVRRCNCSFCRMRGAVVVTATLSGIKIVEGKDLLTEYRFNTQEARHFFCAVCGIYTFHQRRSNPDQYGVNVACIEGVSPFDFTEIGVMDGVNHPKDGTSDGVVGILSFRAVKNHPQ, from the coding sequence ATGTCACAAAATCTGAATGCACAATGCCATTGCGGTGGAGTGAAGTTTACGGTTGAACTGGCTGACGGTTTTAATACCGTTCGCCGATGTAATTGCTCTTTTTGCCGTATGCGTGGCGCGGTGGTAGTGACAGCAACTTTATCAGGAATCAAAATTGTTGAAGGTAAAGACCTGCTGACGGAATATCGTTTTAACACACAAGAAGCCCGACACTTTTTTTGCGCTGTCTGCGGAATTTACACATTTCACCAACGCCGTTCGAATCCCGATCAATACGGTGTGAATGTCGCCTGCATCGAAGGGGTGAGTCCTTTTGATTTTACAGAAATAGGCGTGATGGATGGCGTGAATCATCCAAAAGATGGGACCAGCGACGGAGTAGTAGGTATTCTTTCTTTTCGAGCTGTGAAAAACCATCCTCAGTAA
- a CDS encoding DUF2474 domain-containing protein: protein MQQPVWKRLMWLVIIWGGSVLALAAVGMVFRVLMTAAGFKSH from the coding sequence ATGCAACAACCTGTCTGGAAACGCCTGATGTGGCTGGTCATTATCTGGGGCGGCAGCGTGCTGGCTCTGGCGGCAGTGGGTATGGTCTTCCGCGTGCTAATGACTGCCGCCGGTTTTAAATCACATTAA